In the genome of Myxococcus stipitatus, one region contains:
- a CDS encoding isochorismatase family protein, translating into MTPSKSLRAVSGLDNHLPRLAEATLIFIDFQNTYTQGVMALEGADKALAAAARLLAAARAAGTRVIHVMHDGGAGSPYDIRAEIGAICAQVAPVKGEPVVVKQVPNSFHGTDLEKTLRELNAGKELVLAGFMTHMCVAFTAQGAFNLGYRPTVVAEATATRSLAAPDGSVVSAATLKTSALTTISDLFGVVTPSVNDLTTK; encoded by the coding sequence ATGACCCCGTCCAAGAGCTTGCGTGCCGTCAGCGGCCTCGACAACCACCTGCCTCGGCTCGCGGAGGCGACGCTCATCTTCATCGACTTCCAGAACACCTATACGCAGGGCGTGATGGCATTGGAGGGCGCGGACAAGGCCCTCGCGGCGGCGGCGCGCCTGTTGGCGGCGGCGCGGGCAGCGGGCACGCGGGTCATCCACGTCATGCACGATGGGGGCGCGGGCTCGCCGTATGACATCCGCGCGGAGATTGGCGCCATCTGCGCCCAGGTGGCCCCGGTGAAGGGCGAGCCCGTGGTGGTGAAGCAGGTCCCCAACTCCTTCCATGGCACGGACCTGGAGAAGACGCTGCGCGAGCTGAACGCGGGCAAGGAGCTGGTGCTGGCGGGCTTCATGACGCACATGTGCGTGGCCTTCACCGCGCAGGGGGCCTTCAACCTCGGCTACCGCCCCACCGTCGTCGCCGAGGCCACCGCCACCCGCTCGCTCGCCGCGCCCGACGGCTCCGTCGTGTCCGCCGCGACGCTGAAGACCTCCGCCCTGACCACCATCAGCGACCTGTTCGGCGTGGTGACCCCCAGCGTCAACGACCTGACCACGAAGTGA
- a CDS encoding ArsR/SmtB family transcription factor: MFETFAALAEPNRFRIVELLRAGPRPVSDIGERLHLNQPQVSKHLKVLKEAGLVDVQPKAQQRLYELKAQPLRELHEWLERYRQLWDARFDAMDELLEELQHKEKGHGRKPRQ; the protein is encoded by the coding sequence ATGTTCGAGACGTTCGCGGCCCTGGCCGAGCCCAATCGCTTCCGAATCGTCGAGCTGTTGCGTGCGGGCCCCCGGCCCGTGAGTGACATCGGCGAGCGGCTGCACCTCAACCAGCCCCAGGTGTCCAAGCACCTGAAGGTCCTGAAGGAAGCGGGGCTGGTGGACGTGCAGCCCAAGGCGCAGCAGCGGCTCTACGAGCTGAAGGCGCAGCCGCTGCGCGAGCTTCATGAGTGGTTGGAGCGCTACCGGCAGCTCTGGGACGCGCGTTTCGACGCAATGGACGAGCTCCTGGAGGAGCTCCAGCACAAGGAGAAGGGCCATGGTCGCAAACCCAGGCAGTGA
- a CDS encoding DUF4255 domain-containing protein: MSNSLAIATVTGTLITRIKGLLNGANLTEMGIRAGHPTASNNDSGVYVTLYHLAPNAALRNADLPTRRSSGETARRPVLALNLRYLLSFIGDPEKFEAERLAGLVLADLHARPLLGADEITTYLGSLDPSHYLRQSDLARQSEPIKLSPINADAEELSRVWGLANQSFFALSMAWEATVVLLDGTVEPTESLPVASTGLAVVQAPVPRLSRLYERASRQAVVADSDTLVIEGEQLLGQHSRLFIGGGSVNLTPSHVKGRALEVDLSSVSGLVPGVLPVVVEHRVAVPGAAGDGMRPAALSNALAVMLRPTLGALSSEGTLPSRKVRIPMTPLPKVDQSVQLSLESTTTSARHTSRTFTLQGGQVLFDVPGLATGTYLVRVSVDGATSALTMTGGEYTGPTVTVP, translated from the coding sequence ATGAGCAACTCACTGGCCATCGCCACGGTGACGGGCACGCTCATCACCCGCATCAAGGGGCTGCTCAACGGCGCCAACCTCACGGAGATGGGCATTCGCGCCGGGCATCCGACGGCGTCCAACAACGACTCCGGCGTCTACGTGACGCTCTACCACCTCGCCCCCAACGCGGCGCTGCGCAACGCCGACCTCCCCACCCGGCGCTCCAGCGGAGAGACCGCTCGGCGGCCCGTGCTCGCGCTCAACCTCCGCTACCTCCTGTCGTTCATCGGAGACCCGGAGAAGTTCGAGGCCGAGCGGCTCGCGGGGCTCGTGCTCGCCGACCTGCACGCGCGCCCGCTGCTGGGCGCGGATGAAATCACGACGTACCTCGGCTCCCTCGACCCGTCGCACTACCTGCGCCAGTCCGACCTCGCGCGTCAGTCCGAGCCCATCAAGCTCTCGCCCATCAACGCCGACGCCGAGGAGCTCTCTCGCGTGTGGGGCCTGGCGAACCAGAGCTTCTTCGCGCTGTCCATGGCATGGGAGGCCACCGTCGTGCTGCTCGACGGCACCGTGGAGCCGACGGAGTCCTTGCCGGTCGCGAGCACGGGCCTCGCCGTCGTGCAGGCCCCGGTGCCTCGGCTCTCGCGCCTGTATGAGCGCGCCAGTCGTCAGGCGGTGGTGGCGGACTCGGACACGCTCGTCATCGAGGGGGAGCAGCTGCTCGGGCAGCACTCGCGGCTGTTCATCGGCGGCGGCAGCGTCAACCTGACTCCCTCTCACGTGAAGGGCCGTGCGCTCGAGGTGGACCTGTCGTCCGTCTCGGGGCTCGTCCCGGGCGTCCTCCCCGTCGTCGTGGAGCATCGAGTGGCCGTGCCCGGAGCGGCGGGGGATGGGATGCGCCCCGCCGCGCTCTCCAACGCGCTCGCCGTGATGCTGCGGCCGACGCTCGGCGCGCTCAGCAGCGAAGGCACCCTGCCCTCTCGGAAGGTCCGCATCCCGATGACACCTCTTCCGAAGGTGGACCAGTCCGTCCAGCTGTCGCTCGAGTCGACCACCACCAGCGCGCGTCACACGAGCAGGACCTTCACCCTCCAGGGTGGGCAGGTGCTGTTCGACGTGCCGGGCCTCGCCACGGGGACGTACCTGGTGCGGGTGTCGGTGGACGGGGCGACCAGCGCGCTGACCATGACCGGGGGCGAGTACACCGGTCCGACGGTGACGGTGCCATGA
- a CDS encoding phage tail sheath family protein, giving the protein MPVPLPYPGVQIQEIPATVRSIVGGSTSVTGFVGRAARGHVETATRCFSFDDFARKFGGLWADSTLSYAVYQYYQNGGTEAVIVRLAPGALAASVSLATVAGGVPANVVLEAANPGDWGENLRVTISDPAAGAFDPAEVNQVFNLSVREVDPAAPNDPSRDRLRESFLNVSVSDTSSRALKRVLEQESQLLRLKTGSTHRPANTTSSPLTNGSDGSALTAADFVNAADPNFESGHKGLFALDRVDTLNMLCLPPLERTVSLPASVWTAAAAYCEKRFTLLLVDPPSSWNSVTAAAARTGLTSLVSQNAAFYFPLVVMPDPLADGRLASFAPCGSVAGAIARTDAERGLWKAPAGQDVGLRGVEGFSTTLTDASARLVLSDSQCGTLNPAGINPLRALGGAGPVVWGARTARGADVLASEWKYVPVRRLALYIEQNLKDGTRWAVFEPNDAPLWSQLRLSVGAFMHQLFRRGAFKGQRPQEAYFVKCDSETTTFADQDRGTVNVVVGFAPLKPAEFVILQFQQITRATT; this is encoded by the coding sequence GTGCCCGTCCCGCTGCCTTATCCTGGTGTCCAAATCCAGGAGATTCCCGCCACCGTGCGCAGCATCGTCGGTGGCTCGACCTCGGTCACGGGCTTCGTGGGACGCGCGGCGCGCGGACACGTCGAGACCGCGACCCGCTGCTTCTCCTTCGACGACTTCGCGCGCAAGTTCGGTGGGCTGTGGGCTGACAGCACGCTGAGCTACGCCGTCTACCAGTACTACCAGAATGGAGGCACCGAGGCCGTCATCGTGCGGCTGGCACCCGGTGCGCTGGCCGCGTCGGTCAGCCTGGCCACCGTCGCGGGAGGTGTCCCGGCCAACGTGGTGCTCGAGGCCGCGAACCCGGGAGACTGGGGCGAGAACCTCCGCGTCACCATCAGCGATCCCGCCGCCGGCGCGTTCGACCCGGCCGAGGTCAACCAGGTCTTCAACCTCTCCGTGCGGGAGGTCGACCCCGCGGCCCCGAACGACCCGAGCCGCGACCGGCTGCGCGAGAGCTTCCTCAACGTGTCCGTCTCCGACACCAGCTCGCGCGCGCTCAAGCGCGTGCTCGAGCAGGAGTCACAGCTGCTGCGGCTGAAGACGGGCAGCACGCACCGCCCGGCCAACACCACCAGCTCGCCGCTCACCAACGGCAGCGACGGCAGCGCGCTCACGGCCGCCGACTTCGTGAACGCCGCCGACCCGAACTTCGAGTCGGGGCACAAGGGCCTCTTCGCGCTCGACCGCGTGGACACGTTGAACATGCTCTGCCTGCCGCCGCTGGAGCGGACCGTCTCGCTCCCGGCGAGCGTCTGGACCGCGGCCGCGGCGTATTGCGAGAAGCGCTTCACGCTGCTGCTGGTCGACCCGCCCTCCTCCTGGAACAGCGTGACGGCCGCCGCCGCGCGCACGGGGCTGACGAGCCTGGTGAGCCAGAACGCCGCGTTCTACTTCCCCCTCGTCGTGATGCCAGACCCGCTGGCGGACGGGCGGCTCGCGAGCTTCGCGCCGTGTGGCTCCGTCGCCGGCGCCATCGCGCGCACCGACGCGGAGCGCGGACTCTGGAAGGCGCCCGCGGGACAGGACGTGGGCCTGCGCGGTGTCGAGGGCTTCAGCACCACGCTGACGGACGCATCCGCGCGGCTGGTCCTCAGCGACTCGCAATGCGGCACCCTCAACCCCGCCGGCATCAACCCCTTGCGCGCCCTGGGCGGAGCGGGGCCCGTGGTGTGGGGCGCGCGCACGGCTCGCGGCGCGGACGTGCTCGCGTCCGAGTGGAAGTACGTGCCCGTGCGGCGGCTCGCGCTCTACATCGAGCAGAACCTCAAGGACGGCACGCGCTGGGCGGTGTTCGAGCCCAACGACGCGCCGCTGTGGAGCCAGCTGCGCCTGTCCGTCGGCGCCTTCATGCACCAGCTCTTCCGGCGCGGTGCGTTCAAGGGCCAGCGTCCGCAGGAGGCCTACTTCGTCAAGTGTGACTCGGAGACGACGACGTTCGCGGACCAGGACCGCGGCACCGTCAACGTGGTCGTCGGCTTCGCGCCGCTGAAGCCCGCCGAGTTCGTCATCCTCCAGTTCCAGCAGATCACCCGCGCGACCACCTGA
- a CDS encoding phage tail sheath C-terminal domain-containing protein, translated as MPANLAAPGVYIEELPSGVRTITGVSTSVTAFIGRARRGPVNHATPISSWADFERGFGGLWNQGELGHTVSQFFQNGGREAVIVRVDNGSATAGASVPGGMVLAVSPQIAARAGFHHLRVTVAHGGSPGAYDLTLQAEDVANAVLQDDTNPNKLPFSRTVSLTVGSDPTAAIAAPAATSPAIPLAALVGPGPSARPTAGATLSNGVEVRLPVASTLNVVAANEGSWANGVVVTLLRDASSTTFGLQAQRFDATGRELENEVYYNLVLTPGAPTYVGDVLASRSSLIRLSGNPGALPLTTASATLSGGTDGNPPTIAQYTGSEASRTGLHALEELDVVNLLCVPFPSSVSVVTEADRTGFWSGTALPWCRTRGAFAIIDPPPSWSTFDAVNSSLSNGTGWMSQLRSPHGAQYFPTVLAPDPLQQNRLRAFPPCGVVAGVIARTDATRGVWKAPAGLDATLAGVLDLSVPLTDGEQGVLNREGVNCLRGFPGMGRVAWGARTLLGQDKSASEWKYVPVRRLASYLEQSLLRGSRWAVFEGNDEPLWSQLRLNVGAFLHQLFRQGAFAGRTPTDSYFVRCDKNTTTQADIDAGIVNVLIGFAPVKPAEFVVLKIQQLAGQGV; from the coding sequence ATGCCCGCCAATCTCGCAGCGCCAGGCGTCTACATCGAGGAGCTTCCGAGCGGAGTGCGCACCATCACCGGTGTCTCCACCTCCGTCACGGCCTTCATCGGACGCGCGCGGCGCGGCCCGGTCAATCACGCCACGCCCATCTCCTCGTGGGCCGACTTCGAGCGCGGCTTCGGGGGCCTGTGGAACCAGGGTGAGCTGGGCCACACCGTCAGCCAGTTCTTCCAGAACGGCGGGCGCGAAGCCGTCATCGTCCGCGTCGACAATGGCTCGGCGACGGCCGGGGCCTCGGTGCCGGGGGGAATGGTGCTCGCGGTCAGCCCCCAGATCGCCGCGCGCGCGGGTTTCCACCACCTGCGCGTGACAGTGGCCCACGGCGGCTCACCCGGCGCGTACGACCTCACCCTCCAAGCCGAGGACGTGGCCAACGCCGTCCTGCAGGACGACACGAACCCGAACAAGCTGCCCTTCTCGCGCACCGTCTCGCTGACGGTGGGCAGTGACCCGACGGCGGCCATCGCGGCGCCCGCGGCCACGAGCCCCGCGATTCCGCTCGCGGCCCTCGTCGGTCCCGGGCCCAGCGCACGCCCCACGGCCGGCGCCACGCTGAGCAACGGCGTCGAGGTGCGGCTGCCCGTCGCCTCCACGCTCAACGTCGTCGCGGCCAACGAGGGGAGCTGGGCCAACGGCGTCGTCGTCACCCTCCTCCGTGACGCGAGCAGCACCACGTTCGGCCTCCAGGCGCAGCGCTTCGACGCCACCGGCCGCGAGCTGGAGAACGAGGTCTACTACAACCTCGTGCTGACGCCCGGCGCGCCCACCTACGTGGGGGATGTGCTCGCGAGCCGCTCCTCGCTCATCCGACTCAGCGGGAATCCGGGCGCGCTGCCGCTCACCACCGCGAGCGCTACCCTCTCGGGCGGCACGGACGGCAACCCTCCCACCATCGCCCAGTACACGGGCAGCGAGGCGAGCCGCACGGGCCTGCATGCGCTGGAGGAGCTCGACGTCGTCAACCTCCTGTGTGTGCCGTTCCCGAGCAGCGTCTCCGTGGTCACCGAGGCCGACCGCACCGGCTTCTGGAGCGGCACGGCGCTGCCCTGGTGCCGGACACGCGGGGCCTTCGCCATCATCGACCCGCCTCCGTCGTGGTCGACCTTCGACGCGGTCAACTCCAGCCTGTCGAACGGCACCGGCTGGATGAGCCAGCTGCGCTCTCCGCATGGCGCGCAGTACTTCCCCACGGTGCTCGCCCCCGACCCGCTGCAACAGAACCGGCTGCGGGCGTTTCCGCCCTGCGGCGTGGTGGCGGGTGTCATCGCGCGCACGGATGCGACTCGCGGCGTCTGGAAGGCGCCCGCGGGCCTGGACGCGACGCTCGCGGGCGTGCTCGACCTGAGCGTCCCACTCACCGACGGCGAGCAGGGGGTGCTCAACCGCGAGGGCGTCAACTGCCTGCGCGGGTTCCCGGGCATGGGCCGCGTGGCGTGGGGCGCTCGCACGCTGCTGGGCCAGGACAAGTCCGCGTCGGAGTGGAAGTACGTGCCGGTGCGGCGGCTGGCCAGCTACCTGGAGCAGAGCCTGCTGCGTGGCTCGCGCTGGGCGGTGTTCGAGGGCAACGACGAGCCGCTCTGGAGCCAGCTGCGGCTCAACGTCGGCGCGTTCCTGCACCAGCTCTTCCGGCAAGGCGCCTTCGCGGGCCGCACTCCGACGGACTCCTACTTCGTTCGCTGCGACAAGAACACGACCACCCAGGCGGACATCGACGCCGGCATCGTCAACGTGCTCATCGGCTTCGCGCCGGTGAAGCCCGCGGAGTTCGTGGTCCTCAAGATTCAGCAGCTCGCGGGCCAGGGCGTATGA
- a CDS encoding GlxA family transcriptional regulator yields MFTRRRVVIAVFPDVDLLDVTGPAEVFAMANRETGGKAGYQVQLAGPTSGVVRTSAGVRLLTDLCFAEVDGVVDTLLVPGAVEVLPSGLAPRIDADVVAWLKTAAPLARRVASVCVGAHLLAAAGLLDGKTATTHWSTAERLAADHPEVNVDPDPIFVRSGRIWTGAGISACMDLSLALVSEDLGEEVALAVARQLVMYLKRQGGQSQFSVPLSRPPASRRDIDDLRMYIAEHLDGDLSAATLAARMSLSERQFARVFRQETGTTPAAYVEAARVEVARRLLESTDQPLEEVAAASGLGSVETLHRALRRQIGIAPAAYRRRFRVVS; encoded by the coding sequence ATGTTCACGCGCCGCCGCGTCGTCATCGCGGTCTTCCCCGATGTCGACTTGCTGGATGTCACCGGTCCCGCCGAGGTCTTCGCCATGGCCAACCGGGAGACCGGAGGCAAGGCGGGCTACCAGGTGCAGCTCGCCGGGCCGACCTCGGGGGTGGTGAGGACCTCCGCGGGCGTGCGGTTGCTGACGGACCTCTGCTTCGCGGAGGTCGACGGGGTGGTGGACACGCTGCTGGTGCCCGGGGCGGTGGAGGTGCTGCCGAGCGGCCTGGCGCCTCGGATTGACGCGGACGTGGTGGCCTGGCTGAAGACCGCCGCGCCGCTGGCCCGGCGGGTGGCGTCGGTCTGCGTGGGAGCGCACCTGCTGGCGGCGGCCGGGCTGCTCGACGGGAAGACGGCCACGACGCACTGGTCGACGGCGGAGCGGCTGGCGGCGGACCACCCGGAGGTGAACGTGGACCCCGACCCCATCTTCGTGCGGAGCGGGAGAATCTGGACGGGGGCGGGCATCAGCGCCTGCATGGACCTGTCCCTGGCGCTGGTCTCCGAGGACCTGGGCGAAGAGGTGGCGCTCGCGGTGGCCCGCCAGCTGGTCATGTATCTCAAGCGCCAGGGGGGGCAGAGCCAGTTCTCCGTCCCGCTGAGCCGTCCACCGGCGTCACGCCGGGACATCGATGACCTGCGGATGTACATCGCGGAGCACCTGGATGGAGACCTGTCCGCGGCGACGCTCGCGGCGCGGATGAGCCTGAGCGAGCGGCAGTTCGCGCGGGTGTTCCGCCAGGAGACGGGCACGACGCCCGCGGCCTATGTCGAGGCCGCGCGGGTGGAGGTCGCCCGTCGCTTGTTGGAGAGCACCGACCAGCCGCTGGAGGAGGTGGCCGCGGCCAGCGGGCTGGGCTCGGTGGAGACGCTTCACCGGGCCTTGCGCAGACAGATTGGGATTGCCCCGGCGGCGTATCGGCGCCGGTTTCGTGTCGTGAGTTGA
- a CDS encoding SRPBCC family protein: protein MVANPGSEFPLKDTSMTMPSEREIVLTRTFRAPPRIVFEAWTQPEFVKRWWAPKSRGVELVECRADVQVGGAYRYVMRAEGNEFGFHGQYVEITRHSRLVYTQVFEPFPDSPLLITVTFEEHEGQTRLRSHELYPTQEARDATLASGMEGGMRETMDQLDALVASLR from the coding sequence ATGGTCGCAAACCCAGGCAGTGAGTTCCCGTTGAAGGACACGTCCATGACGATGCCGTCGGAGCGCGAAATCGTGCTCACGCGCACCTTCCGCGCGCCGCCGCGCATCGTGTTCGAGGCCTGGACCCAGCCGGAGTTCGTCAAGCGCTGGTGGGCGCCCAAGTCCCGAGGCGTCGAGCTGGTGGAGTGTCGCGCGGACGTCCAGGTGGGCGGCGCCTACCGCTATGTCATGCGGGCGGAGGGCAACGAGTTCGGCTTCCACGGCCAGTATGTCGAAATCACCCGGCACTCCCGGCTGGTCTATACGCAGGTCTTCGAGCCGTTCCCCGACTCCCCGCTGCTCATCACCGTCACCTTCGAGGAGCACGAGGGCCAGACGCGCCTGCGCTCCCACGAGCTGTACCCGACGCAGGAGGCCCGCGACGCCACCCTCGCCTCCGGGATGGAGGGCGGCATGCGCGAGACGATGGACCAGCTCGATGCGCTCGTCGCGTCGCTGCGCTGA
- a CDS encoding serpin family protein, with the protein MMLSKPLRACALVALMGAAGCDSDSQTPQPGRTTPPGELITSHKTRVQSPQVSASDSAALVAGNTDFGLAVYRQVTQPGENVVFSPLSITQAFGMLYAGARGNTATQMEQALKFSLPSERLHPALNWLSLSLQAQDHRDFGDKGKGPTFRTTNALFAQKGYPFQPAFLDVLAEHHGTGMYSLDITADPDGARRAINSWVSHETADRIPNLIPEGEVRQDTRLVLANAMYFKGSWRHPFRTDSTQPADFHDLAGAARRVPTMSTVWSYPFAEGAGYRALALPYVGDTFRMLLIVPNAGQFAAVEGQLSAAFLDSVRGRLQETRLHITLPRFEVRQAFSIVEPLRNLGMTDVFTANADLSGISTEEKLAVTGAQHQAFLAVDEKGSEAAAATGIELGPVSMPPTFAVDRPFFFVIEEVSTRSVLFLGRIVKP; encoded by the coding sequence ATGATGCTGTCGAAGCCGCTGCGCGCCTGTGCCCTGGTCGCCCTGATGGGCGCCGCGGGTTGTGACTCGGATTCCCAAACGCCGCAGCCGGGGAGGACGACGCCCCCCGGAGAGCTCATCACCTCCCACAAGACGCGGGTGCAGTCGCCCCAGGTCTCCGCGAGCGACAGCGCGGCGCTCGTCGCGGGCAACACGGACTTCGGCCTGGCCGTCTACCGGCAGGTGACGCAGCCCGGGGAGAACGTGGTCTTCTCTCCGCTGAGCATCACCCAGGCGTTCGGCATGTTGTACGCGGGCGCGCGCGGCAACACCGCCACGCAGATGGAGCAGGCGCTGAAGTTCTCGCTGCCCTCGGAGCGGCTCCATCCCGCGCTCAACTGGCTGAGCCTCTCGCTGCAGGCCCAGGACCACCGGGACTTCGGTGACAAGGGCAAGGGCCCCACCTTCCGGACCACGAACGCGCTCTTCGCCCAGAAGGGCTACCCGTTCCAGCCGGCCTTCCTGGACGTGCTCGCCGAGCACCACGGCACGGGCATGTACTCGCTGGACATCACCGCGGACCCGGACGGTGCCCGCCGCGCCATCAACAGCTGGGTGTCCCATGAGACGGCGGACCGCATCCCGAACCTGATTCCCGAGGGCGAGGTCCGCCAGGACACGCGGCTGGTGCTGGCCAACGCGATGTACTTCAAGGGGAGCTGGCGCCATCCGTTCAGGACCGATTCGACCCAGCCGGCGGACTTCCATGACCTGGCGGGTGCGGCCAGGCGCGTGCCGACGATGTCCACCGTCTGGTCCTATCCGTTCGCGGAAGGGGCGGGGTATCGCGCGCTGGCGCTGCCGTACGTGGGTGACACCTTCCGCATGCTCCTCATCGTCCCGAACGCGGGCCAGTTCGCGGCGGTGGAGGGACAGCTGTCCGCGGCCTTCCTGGACTCGGTGCGCGGCCGGCTGCAGGAGACGCGGCTGCACATCACGCTGCCGCGCTTCGAGGTGCGTCAGGCGTTCTCCATCGTCGAGCCCCTGCGCAACCTGGGCATGACGGACGTGTTCACCGCGAACGCGGACCTGTCTGGCATCTCGACGGAGGAGAAGCTGGCGGTCACGGGCGCGCAGCACCAGGCGTTCCTCGCCGTGGACGAGAAGGGCAGCGAGGCCGCCGCCGCCACGGGCATCGAGCTGGGCCCGGTCTCCATGCCCCCCACGTTCGCCGTGGACCGCCCGTTCTTCTTCGTCATCGAAGAGGTGAGCACCCGGAGCGTGCTGTTCCTCGGGCGCATCGTGAAGCCCTGA
- a CDS encoding phage tail protein: MPAFSVNTQRFDPYKNFKFRVKWDGRYVAGVSKVSALKRTTEVVEHRNGGDPSSARKSPGQTKWEAITLERGVTHDVEFERWANKVWRLGAGLGAEVSLADFRKDIILEVYNEAGQNVLAYKIYRCWVSELQELSELDASANGIAIQSLKLEHEGWERDVSVVEPTEPSNSDA, encoded by the coding sequence ATGCCCGCCTTCTCGGTCAATACCCAGCGCTTCGACCCCTACAAGAACTTCAAGTTCCGCGTGAAGTGGGACGGCCGCTACGTCGCCGGGGTCAGCAAGGTGAGTGCCCTCAAGCGCACCACGGAGGTCGTGGAGCACCGCAACGGCGGCGACCCGTCCAGCGCGCGCAAGTCCCCCGGCCAGACGAAGTGGGAGGCCATCACGCTCGAGCGCGGCGTCACGCACGACGTCGAGTTCGAGCGCTGGGCCAACAAGGTCTGGCGGCTGGGCGCGGGACTGGGCGCGGAAGTGTCCCTCGCCGACTTCCGCAAGGACATCATCCTGGAGGTCTACAACGAGGCCGGACAGAACGTCCTCGCGTACAAGATCTATCGCTGCTGGGTGTCCGAGCTGCAGGAGCTGTCCGAGCTCGACGCCAGCGCCAACGGCATCGCCATCCAGTCGCTCAAGCTGGAGCACGAGGGCTGGGAGCGCGATGTGTCGGTCGTCGAGCCGACCGAGCCCTCGAACTCCGACGCATGA
- a CDS encoding M48 family metallopeptidase, producing MSSSGVGRRAVLTVVLWVGFWMMGLAVVAALLWLPFTEMFVTGGLGLSGILAGAGAVTVLWALRPRGWFARREQSDVEPLTREGFPALFALLDEVAQRAKAKAPQKVYLSVEATAFITMESKWFGLRRMPVVGIGLPLFAFLEREELASVLAHEYGHHQGGDLALGPWVYRTRRSIALAVDALEDSAFFLDVPFQLYGRFFLRTSSAVSRRQELQADALAASVCGVQATSAALRKVHALAPYWQAYLEQDLVPLFQEQVGVPMLEGFRRFLAEPRRRTEMEQRIEEELLRPASPWDSHPLLEERLRSIGNTADASATVPELLPLSGCVELLGGEREAESAWVERSIRGTLVSFHWEEVAEKVISPGMQKGWAGSDLDPKRMPLDALPGLLKEGEALWNRVRPPGIDVLSPEGKRQQVRRMLVGWLGTALVHRGFIPEVRPGANLRLVLGDISVEPASILRRLSSGELSEADYRAACELMEEAAAAQRAG from the coding sequence GTGAGTTCTTCGGGAGTCGGTCGTCGCGCGGTGCTCACGGTCGTCCTGTGGGTGGGCTTCTGGATGATGGGGCTGGCGGTCGTCGCGGCCCTGCTCTGGCTGCCCTTCACGGAGATGTTCGTGACGGGCGGGCTGGGGCTGTCGGGCATCCTCGCGGGGGCGGGCGCCGTGACGGTGCTCTGGGCGCTGCGCCCGCGCGGCTGGTTCGCCCGGCGGGAGCAGAGCGACGTGGAGCCCCTGACGCGAGAGGGCTTCCCCGCGCTGTTCGCCCTGCTGGACGAGGTCGCCCAGCGGGCGAAGGCGAAGGCGCCCCAGAAGGTCTACCTCTCCGTCGAGGCCACCGCGTTCATCACGATGGAGAGCAAGTGGTTCGGCCTGCGCCGCATGCCCGTGGTGGGCATCGGCCTGCCGCTCTTCGCCTTCCTCGAGCGCGAGGAGCTCGCCTCGGTGCTGGCGCACGAGTACGGCCACCATCAGGGGGGAGACCTCGCACTGGGCCCGTGGGTCTACCGCACGCGCCGGTCCATCGCCCTGGCGGTGGATGCACTGGAGGACTCGGCCTTCTTCCTCGACGTCCCTTTCCAGCTCTACGGCCGCTTCTTCCTGCGCACGTCCAGTGCCGTCTCCCGGCGCCAGGAGCTGCAGGCGGATGCGCTCGCCGCGTCCGTGTGCGGAGTCCAGGCGACGTCCGCCGCGCTGCGGAAGGTCCATGCGCTGGCGCCCTACTGGCAGGCCTACCTGGAGCAGGATCTGGTGCCGCTCTTCCAGGAGCAGGTGGGGGTGCCCATGTTGGAGGGCTTCCGACGCTTCCTCGCGGAGCCTCGGCGGCGGACGGAGATGGAGCAGCGCATCGAGGAGGAGCTGCTGCGTCCCGCCTCGCCGTGGGACAGCCACCCCTTGCTCGAGGAGCGGCTGCGCTCGATAGGAAACACCGCGGACGCCTCGGCCACCGTCCCGGAGCTCCTCCCCTTGTCGGGGTGCGTGGAGCTCCTGGGCGGAGAGCGTGAGGCGGAGAGCGCGTGGGTGGAGCGCTCCATCCGAGGCACCCTCGTGTCCTTCCACTGGGAGGAGGTGGCCGAGAAGGTCATCTCCCCGGGAATGCAGAAGGGGTGGGCGGGGTCCGACCTGGACCCCAAGCGCATGCCGCTGGATGCGCTGCCGGGCCTGCTGAAGGAGGGCGAGGCGCTGTGGAACCGGGTGCGCCCGCCAGGCATCGACGTGCTGTCACCCGAGGGCAAGCGTCAGCAGGTCCGGCGGATGTTGGTGGGGTGGTTGGGGACGGCGCTGGTGCACCGGGGCTTCATTCCGGAGGTCCGGCCCGGGGCGAACCTGCGTCTGGTGTTGGGGGACATCTCCGTGGAGCCGGCGTCCATCCTGCGCAGGCTCTCCTCCGGCGAGCTGTCCGAGGCGGACTACCGGGCCGCCTGTGAGCTGATGGAAGAGGCGGCGGCGGCTCAGAGGGCCGGGTAG